A portion of the Streptomyces coeruleoprunus genome contains these proteins:
- a CDS encoding DUF2637 domain-containing protein, producing the protein MAAMQLTRMHRVLIGVVVAGAVVIAGIGFAGSYAAVRELAEKKGFGTFSYFFPIGIDAGICVLLALDLLLTWIRIPFPVLRQTAWLLTAATIAFNGAAAWPDPLGVGMHAVIPVLFVVAVEAARHAVGRIADITADKHMEGVRLTRWLLSPVPTFRLWRRMKLWELRSYEQVIKLEQDRLIYQARLQARFGRSWRRKAPVESLMPLRLAKYGVPLAETAPAGLAAAGIEPVLLPPNPQPVEEAAPVAAVVAAAPVAELPQVATPEQPRPRPRPAQAEDGSPEPAPEDAEPVPAVARPVPAEQPVQQLPQDEYAQPQPVPATHESPWFAAPKLPSDEAYTGTYDPAYAEAQQAAQAAYAEAQHAPQQAQDAQDAQEAQETYEFGELAYKVFRTYVEQNSDWPSADVLDIHLADVYNVHHPRSAALLRRLLPDFKNRYQAELEAEHIA; encoded by the coding sequence GTGGCCGCGATGCAGCTGACGCGGATGCACCGCGTGTTGATCGGTGTCGTCGTCGCCGGTGCGGTGGTCATCGCCGGTATCGGTTTCGCGGGTTCGTACGCGGCCGTACGGGAACTTGCCGAGAAGAAAGGTTTCGGCACCTTCTCGTACTTCTTCCCCATCGGCATCGACGCGGGCATCTGCGTGCTGCTCGCGCTCGACCTGCTGCTGACCTGGATCCGCATCCCCTTCCCGGTGCTGCGCCAGACGGCCTGGCTGCTCACCGCGGCGACCATCGCGTTCAACGGCGCCGCGGCCTGGCCCGACCCGCTCGGCGTCGGCATGCACGCCGTCATCCCGGTCCTCTTCGTCGTCGCCGTCGAAGCGGCCCGCCACGCCGTGGGCCGCATCGCCGACATCACGGCCGACAAGCACATGGAAGGCGTGCGCCTCACCCGCTGGCTGCTCTCGCCCGTACCGACCTTCCGGCTCTGGCGACGCATGAAGCTGTGGGAACTGCGCTCCTACGAGCAGGTCATCAAGCTGGAACAGGACCGGCTCATCTACCAGGCCCGCCTCCAGGCCCGGTTCGGCCGCTCCTGGCGCCGCAAGGCACCCGTCGAATCCCTGATGCCCCTGCGCCTGGCCAAATACGGCGTACCCCTCGCCGAAACAGCCCCGGCCGGACTGGCCGCCGCCGGCATCGAACCCGTCCTGCTCCCCCCGAACCCCCAGCCGGTCGAGGAGGCGGCACCCGTGGCCGCGGTCGTGGCCGCAGCCCCGGTGGCGGAGCTGCCGCAGGTGGCGACCCCGGAACAGCCCCGGCCGCGGCCCCGGCCCGCGCAGGCCGAGGACGGGTCCCCGGAGCCTGCCCCGGAGGACGCCGAGCCGGTGCCCGCAGTGGCCCGGCCCGTACCCGCCGAGCAGCCCGTACAGCAGCTCCCCCAGGACGAGTACGCGCAGCCGCAGCCCGTGCCCGCCACCCACGAGAGCCCCTGGTTCGCGGCGCCCAAGCTGCCCTCCGACGAGGCCTACACGGGCACCTACGACCCGGCGTACGCCGAGGCCCAGCAGGCCGCCCAGGCGGCGTACGCCGAGGCGCAGCACGCGCCCCAGCAGGCCCAGGACGCCCAGGACGCCCAAGAGGCCCAGGAGACGTACGAGTTCGGCGAGCTGGCCTACAAGGTGTTCCGGACGTACGTCGAGCAGAACAGCGACTGGCCGAGCGCGGACGTCCTCGACATACACCTCGCGGACGTCTACAACGTCCACCACCCGCGCAGCGCCGCCCTGCTGCGCCGGCTGCTGCCCGACTTCAAGAACCGCTACCAGGCGGAGCTGGAGGCCGAGCACATCGCCTGA
- a CDS encoding DUF3558 domain-containing protein, with protein MHRSAPRLTRILACAAVPVMLVAAGCSSDSDSSGGSTSAPSAAAGSAAPSASAAPRPSVAPPKYTDLPDACKAIVTKTVEELVPEVKKKSGTPGKSSDMASRGSCSWNGLDDQGVDGSDYRWLDISLVRFDSEQALGSGEQRAQEKYTEKVAEVKATEGATDLRNSGAPGVGNEATAVSYALKKTDSKFRYAVIVTRTENVVITISYNGTGYAGAEPPAAADMMEGTVKAAKEAVAAVASANK; from the coding sequence ATGCACCGATCAGCCCCGCGTCTCACCCGCATACTCGCCTGCGCCGCCGTCCCGGTGATGCTCGTCGCCGCCGGCTGCTCGTCGGACTCCGACAGCTCGGGCGGGTCCACGTCGGCCCCGTCCGCCGCGGCCGGCTCCGCGGCGCCGTCGGCCTCCGCCGCGCCCAGGCCGAGCGTCGCGCCGCCGAAGTACACGGACCTGCCCGACGCCTGCAAGGCCATCGTGACCAAGACGGTGGAAGAGCTGGTCCCCGAGGTGAAGAAGAAGTCCGGTACGCCGGGCAAGTCCTCCGACATGGCCAGCCGCGGCAGCTGCTCCTGGAACGGCCTGGACGACCAGGGCGTCGACGGCTCGGACTACCGCTGGCTCGACATCTCGCTGGTGCGCTTCGACTCCGAGCAGGCACTCGGCAGCGGCGAGCAGCGCGCGCAGGAGAAGTACACGGAGAAGGTCGCCGAGGTGAAGGCGACCGAGGGCGCCACCGATCTGCGCAACTCGGGCGCCCCCGGCGTCGGCAACGAGGCGACGGCCGTGAGCTACGCCCTGAAGAAGACCGACTCGAAGTTCCGTTACGCGGTGATCGTGACCCGCACGGAGAACGTCGTCATCACCATCTCGTACAACGGCACCGGCTACGCGGGCGCGGAGCCGCCGGCCGCCGCGGACATGATGGAGGGCACGGTGAAGGCCGCCAAGGAGGCGGTCGCCGCCGTGGCGTCGGCCAACAAGTAA
- the lysS gene encoding lysine--tRNA ligase → MPIVAQSSTETDWVSRFADEVIAESERRAPGKPVVVASGLSPSGPIHLGNLREVMTPHLVADEIRRRGYEVRHLISWDDYDRYRKVPAGVAGVDESWAEHIGKPLTSVPAPAGSAYPNWAEHFKAAMTQSLAELGVEYDGISQTEQYTSGVYREQILHAMKHRGEIDAILDRYRTKDKATGQPKAKVQQKQQKPVDEAELEAAEGSGAASEDDGSGGAGGYFPYKPYCGNCERDLTTVTSYDDETTEMAYGCVCGFSETVRLSEFDRGKLVWKVDWPMRWAYEGVIFEPSGVDHSSPGSSFVVGGQIVREVFDGVQPIGPMYAFVGISGMAKMSSSKGGVPTPADALKIMEAPLLRWLYARRKPNQSFKIAFDQEIQRLYDEWDKLEAKVADGTVLPADAAAHSRAVRTAAGELPRTPRPLPYRTLASVVDITAGHDEQTLRILSELDPANPLGSLDEVRPRLDRAENWITTQVPADARTIVRDEPDTELLGSLDDEGRESLRLLLEGLDTHWSLDGLTTLVYGVPKVMAGLDPEAKPTPELKVAQRTFFALLYRLLVSRDTGPRLPTLLLAVGADRVRKLLGA, encoded by the coding sequence GTGCCGATCGTGGCTCAGAGCAGCACCGAGACCGACTGGGTCTCCCGTTTCGCGGACGAGGTCATCGCCGAGTCGGAGCGACGTGCGCCTGGCAAACCGGTCGTGGTCGCCTCCGGCCTCTCCCCGTCCGGCCCCATCCACCTCGGCAACCTCCGCGAGGTCATGACCCCGCACCTGGTCGCCGACGAGATCCGCCGCCGCGGGTACGAGGTGCGGCACCTGATCTCCTGGGACGACTACGACCGCTACCGCAAGGTGCCGGCCGGCGTCGCGGGCGTCGACGAGTCCTGGGCCGAGCACATCGGCAAGCCGCTGACGTCCGTCCCGGCCCCGGCCGGCTCGGCGTACCCGAACTGGGCGGAGCACTTCAAGGCCGCGATGACCCAGTCGCTGGCCGAGCTCGGCGTCGAGTACGACGGCATCAGCCAGACGGAGCAGTACACGAGCGGTGTCTACCGCGAGCAGATCCTGCACGCGATGAAGCACCGCGGCGAGATCGACGCGATCCTCGACCGGTACCGCACCAAGGACAAGGCCACCGGCCAGCCCAAGGCCAAGGTCCAGCAGAAGCAGCAGAAGCCGGTCGACGAGGCCGAGCTGGAGGCCGCCGAGGGTTCCGGCGCGGCCAGCGAGGACGACGGCTCCGGCGGCGCCGGCGGCTACTTCCCGTACAAGCCGTACTGCGGGAACTGCGAGCGCGACCTGACCACCGTCACGTCGTACGACGACGAGACGACCGAGATGGCGTACGGCTGTGTCTGCGGCTTCTCGGAGACGGTCCGGCTCAGCGAGTTCGACCGCGGCAAGCTGGTCTGGAAGGTCGACTGGCCGATGCGCTGGGCGTACGAGGGCGTGATCTTCGAACCCAGCGGCGTCGACCACTCCTCGCCCGGCTCCTCGTTCGTCGTCGGTGGCCAGATCGTCCGCGAGGTCTTCGACGGCGTCCAGCCGATCGGCCCCATGTACGCCTTCGTGGGCATCTCCGGCATGGCCAAGATGTCCTCCTCCAAGGGCGGCGTGCCCACCCCGGCCGACGCCCTGAAGATCATGGAGGCGCCGCTGCTGCGCTGGCTCTACGCCCGCCGCAAGCCGAACCAGTCCTTCAAGATCGCCTTCGACCAGGAGATCCAGCGGCTCTACGACGAGTGGGACAAGCTGGAGGCCAAGGTCGCCGACGGCACGGTGCTGCCCGCCGACGCCGCCGCCCACTCCCGGGCGGTCCGCACGGCCGCCGGTGAGCTGCCGCGCACGCCGCGCCCGCTGCCGTACCGGACGCTCGCCTCGGTCGTCGACATCACCGCGGGCCACGACGAGCAGACGCTGCGGATCCTCAGCGAGCTGGACCCGGCCAACCCGCTCGGCTCGCTCGACGAGGTGCGGCCGCGGCTCGACCGCGCCGAGAACTGGATCACCACCCAGGTCCCGGCCGACGCCCGCACCATCGTCCGTGACGAGCCCGACACGGAGCTGCTGGGCTCCCTCGACGACGAGGGCCGCGAGTCGCTGCGGCTGCTCCTGGAGGGCCTGGACACGCACTGGTCGCTGGACGGGCTCACCACGCTCGTCTACGGCGTGCCGAAGGTGATGGCCGGGCTGGACCCGGAGGCCAAGCCGACGCCGGAGCTGAAGGTCGCGCAGCGCACGTTCTTCGCGCTGCTCTACCGCCTCCTCGTCAGCCGGGACACCGGGCCGCGCCTGCCCACGCTGCTCCTCGCGGTCGGTGCCGACCGGGTGCGCAAGCTGCTGGGCGCCTGA
- a CDS encoding DUF3558 domain-containing protein, which yields MQRRAYAPGLAVLLAAITTTLGGCSAGSGTDSSDLDAKSGTADAAAAPPGRYRTLYEPCGSVSRSRLQELLPGTADLPPEQRDRVLRGTAAVTYDTDRRAGCSWKADGPDASHHLMLDFERVVSYDSTVSDDDRAQEVYAGKAADAGLSGLASPTTAPGTPTAPSGQLPQTVAPSPGTAAPSTGTAGPKATASPTRQGLESRLLTGLGDAAFIDDVLAAAGPAAQERTVSVVFRTSNVIVTVRYGAQPSRVGEVPDSKELQDKAQELARALAERFDE from the coding sequence GTGCAGCGACGGGCCTACGCACCCGGCCTGGCCGTGCTCCTCGCGGCGATCACCACCACCCTCGGGGGATGCAGCGCCGGCTCCGGCACGGACAGCTCCGACCTCGACGCCAAGTCGGGTACGGCGGACGCCGCCGCCGCGCCCCCGGGCCGCTACCGCACCCTGTACGAGCCGTGCGGCTCGGTGTCCCGCTCCCGGCTCCAGGAGCTGTTGCCGGGCACCGCCGACCTGCCGCCCGAGCAGCGCGACCGCGTGCTGCGCGGCACCGCCGCCGTCACGTACGACACCGACCGCCGCGCGGGCTGCAGCTGGAAGGCCGACGGCCCGGACGCCTCACACCACCTCATGCTCGACTTCGAGCGGGTCGTCTCCTACGACTCCACGGTCAGCGACGACGACCGCGCGCAGGAGGTGTACGCCGGCAAGGCGGCCGACGCCGGCCTCTCCGGGCTCGCCTCCCCCACGACGGCCCCCGGCACCCCGACCGCGCCCTCCGGCCAGCTGCCCCAGACGGTCGCCCCCTCGCCCGGCACGGCCGCGCCGTCCACCGGCACCGCCGGCCCCAAGGCGACCGCCTCCCCCACCCGCCAGGGGCTGGAGTCGCGCCTGCTGACCGGGCTCGGGGACGCGGCGTTCATCGACGACGTCCTCGCGGCGGCCGGTCCCGCGGCCCAGGAGCGCACCGTCAGCGTGGTGTTCCGCACATCGAATGTGATCGTGACCGTCCGGTACGGCGCCCAGCCGAGCCGTGTCGGGGAGGTTCCGGACAGTAAGGAACTGCAGGACAAGGCGCAGGAACTGGCCCGCGCGCTGGCCGAGCGCTTCGACGAGTGA
- the argS gene encoding arginine--tRNA ligase, with the protein MASVPSLASTVQQRLADALSAALPEAGAADPLLRRSDRADFQANGILALAKKLKGNPRELATKVVDALGDTKGVLKDVEVSGPGFLNITIGDRAITETLDARAADERLGVPYAEKPGTTVIDYAQPNVAKEMHVGHLRSAVIGDAMVQILEFAGEKVIRRHHIGDWGTQFGMLIQYLVEHPHELDHRSGTDDTAVSGEEAMSNLNRLYKASRALFDSDEEFKARSRDRVVLLQSGDDETLKMWQRFVDESKIYFYSVFNKLDMEIHDPDVVGESGYNDMLDETCRLLEESGVAVRSEGALCVFFDDVKGPDGNPVPLIVRKSNGGYGYAATDLSAIRDRVQNLGADTLLYVVDARQSLHFRMVFETARRAGWLNDDVKAVQLAFGTVLGKDGKPFKTREGETVRLVDLLDEAIERASAVVREKAETLPEGDRLTEEEIAERGAQVGIGAIKYADLSTSASRDYKFDLDQMVSLNGDTSVYLQYAYARIRSIIRKSGDAEPVAHPELELAPAERALGLHLDQFGEALAEVAASYEPHKLAAYLYQLASLLTTFYDKCPVLKAETPEQVENRLFLVDLTARTLRQGMALLGIRTPERL; encoded by the coding sequence ATGGCCTCGGTCCCTTCCCTCGCTTCGACCGTGCAGCAGCGCCTCGCGGACGCCCTCTCGGCAGCCCTGCCGGAGGCCGGTGCCGCCGACCCGCTGCTGCGACGAAGCGACCGGGCGGACTTCCAGGCCAACGGCATCCTGGCGCTGGCGAAGAAGCTCAAGGGCAACCCGCGGGAGCTGGCCACGAAGGTCGTCGACGCGCTCGGCGACACGAAGGGCGTGCTGAAGGACGTCGAGGTCTCGGGCCCCGGCTTCCTGAACATCACGATCGGCGACCGCGCGATCACGGAGACGCTCGATGCCCGCGCGGCCGACGAGCGGCTGGGCGTGCCGTACGCGGAGAAGCCCGGCACGACCGTCATCGACTACGCGCAGCCGAACGTGGCGAAGGAGATGCACGTCGGTCACCTGCGGTCCGCGGTGATCGGTGACGCGATGGTGCAGATCCTGGAGTTCGCCGGCGAGAAGGTCATCCGGCGCCACCACATCGGCGACTGGGGCACCCAGTTCGGCATGCTCATCCAGTACCTGGTGGAGCACCCGCACGAGCTGGACCACCGGTCCGGCACGGACGACACGGCCGTCTCCGGTGAGGAGGCCATGTCGAACCTGAACCGGCTCTACAAGGCGTCGCGCGCCCTGTTCGACTCCGACGAGGAGTTCAAGGCCCGCTCGCGGGACCGGGTGGTGCTCCTGCAGTCCGGCGACGACGAGACGCTGAAGATGTGGCAGCGGTTCGTCGACGAGTCGAAGATCTACTTCTACTCGGTCTTCAACAAGCTGGACATGGAGATCCACGACCCGGACGTCGTCGGCGAGTCGGGCTACAACGACATGCTCGACGAGACGTGCCGGCTGCTGGAGGAGTCCGGCGTCGCCGTGCGCTCCGAGGGCGCCCTGTGCGTGTTCTTCGACGACGTGAAGGGCCCGGACGGCAACCCGGTGCCGCTGATCGTGCGGAAGTCCAACGGCGGCTACGGCTACGCGGCGACCGACCTGTCCGCGATCCGCGACCGCGTGCAGAACCTGGGCGCCGACACCCTGCTGTACGTGGTGGACGCACGGCAGTCGCTGCACTTCCGGATGGTCTTCGAGACCGCGCGCCGGGCCGGCTGGCTGAACGACGACGTCAAGGCGGTCCAGCTGGCGTTCGGCACGGTCCTCGGCAAGGACGGCAAGCCGTTCAAGACCCGTGAGGGCGAGACGGTCCGGCTGGTGGACCTGCTGGACGAGGCGATCGAGCGGGCCTCGGCCGTGGTCCGCGAGAAGGCCGAGACCCTCCCCGAGGGCGACCGGCTCACCGAGGAGGAGATCGCCGAGCGCGGCGCCCAGGTCGGCATCGGCGCGATCAAGTACGCCGACCTGTCGACGTCCGCGTCCCGCGACTACAAGTTCGACCTGGACCAGATGGTGTCGCTGAACGGTGACACGTCGGTGTACCTCCAGTACGCGTACGCGCGGATCCGGTCGATCATCCGGAAGTCGGGTGACGCCGAGCCGGTCGCGCACCCGGAGCTGGAGCTGGCCCCGGCCGAGCGCGCGCTGGGCCTGCACCTGGACCAGTTCGGCGAGGCGCTCGCGGAGGTCGCCGCCTCCTACGAGCCGCACAAGCTGGCCGCGTACCTGTACCAGCTGGCGTCGCTGCTGACGACGTTCTACGACAAGTGCCCGGTGCTGAAGGCGGAGACTCCGGAGCAGGTCGAGAACCGGCTGTTCCTGGTGGACCTCACCGCCCGTACGCTGCGCCAGGGCATGGCGCTGCTGGGCATCCGGACGCCCGAGCGTCTCTGA
- a CDS encoding DUF1876 domain-containing protein, with the protein MHTLVGWHVDMEFQEEGNRTKSAALVRLGDGSEVRGHGQAQRHPSDADQLRVGEEIAGARALMDIATQLLQKAHTEIDEAKGKPSHPLI; encoded by the coding sequence ATGCACACACTCGTGGGATGGCACGTCGACATGGAGTTCCAGGAGGAGGGCAACCGCACCAAGTCGGCCGCTCTCGTGCGGCTCGGTGACGGCAGCGAGGTGCGCGGCCACGGGCAGGCCCAGCGCCACCCGTCCGACGCGGACCAGCTGCGGGTCGGCGAGGAGATCGCGGGGGCGCGCGCCCTGATGGACATCGCCACACAGCTGCTGCAGAAGGCCCACACGGAGATCGACGAGGCGAAGGGCAAGCCCTCGCATCCGCTGATCTGA
- a CDS encoding ATP nucleotide 3'-pyrophosphokinase: MSTQPTQALPRTVTAAALAAALAMCGPSTAKADDGDGGKGGWHQDGLHLNAADNAKVDAFIADARDAERSISPQVRAAAWLTDAELVGFGNRLKSPDSLKRKVATSLRETPGRSVEAALATINDAVRYTLQWPDGSYTAGVAAASSHLASWGNDSIRWKNTWGNTYGYKAVNSAWRAPRSGMRFEIQFHTPASKWAQEETHKLYEEQRLPTTSPERKKELQEQQNAIFASVPVPEGADRLTAPGTLPRPVPAGAPANANG, encoded by the coding sequence ATGAGCACCCAGCCCACGCAGGCCCTGCCGCGGACCGTCACCGCCGCCGCCCTCGCCGCCGCCCTGGCGATGTGCGGCCCGTCGACCGCGAAGGCCGACGACGGGGACGGCGGCAAGGGCGGCTGGCACCAGGACGGGCTGCACCTGAACGCCGCCGACAACGCGAAGGTCGACGCCTTCATCGCCGACGCGCGCGACGCCGAGCGCTCCATCAGCCCGCAGGTCAGGGCGGCGGCCTGGCTCACGGACGCCGAGCTGGTCGGCTTCGGCAACCGCCTGAAGTCGCCGGACTCCCTCAAGCGCAAGGTCGCCACCTCCCTGCGGGAGACGCCCGGCCGGAGCGTCGAGGCGGCGCTCGCCACCATTAACGACGCCGTCCGGTACACGCTCCAATGGCCCGACGGCAGCTACACGGCGGGCGTGGCCGCCGCGTCCTCGCACCTGGCCTCCTGGGGCAACGACAGCATCCGCTGGAAGAACACCTGGGGAAACACCTACGGCTACAAGGCGGTCAATTCGGCCTGGCGGGCGCCCCGTTCGGGGATGCGGTTCGAGATCCAGTTCCACACGCCGGCGAGCAAGTGGGCGCAGGAGGAGACCCACAAACTGTACGAGGAGCAGCGGCTCCCCACGACGTCGCCGGAGCGGAAGAAGGAGCTCCAGGAGCAGCAGAACGCCATCTTCGCGTCCGTGCCCGTCCCCGAGGGCGCCGATCGCCTCACGGCCCCGGGCACCCTCCCGCGACCGGTTCCGGCGGGCGCTCCCGCGAACGCGAACGGCTGA
- a CDS encoding NAD(P)-dependent oxidoreductase, with amino-acid sequence MPDSKTPVTVLGLGMMGTALASALLRAGHPVTVWNRSAARTGPLVAQGARPADSPADAVAASPLVVVCLLANDNVADVLDALGDRISGRTLVNLTNGTPAQARELAARAAEQGASYLDGGIMAVPQMIAGPHAYVLYSGDEKAYETHRDTLAVFGGTRWTGTDPGLAALYDLSLLTGMYGMVIGVMQAYALVRTEGIGAEDFSELLVPWVTAMLAGAPEWGRAVDSGRHLTDVSSMAVNHAAFPNFLATFRDQGVSGELFAPFQAILDRAMEQGHAADGLSRIADLLKLDHQNA; translated from the coding sequence ATGCCCGATTCCAAGACCCCTGTGACCGTGCTGGGCCTCGGCATGATGGGCACCGCCCTCGCCTCGGCCCTGCTGCGGGCGGGTCACCCCGTCACCGTCTGGAACCGCTCCGCCGCCAGGACCGGTCCCCTCGTGGCGCAGGGCGCCCGGCCGGCCGACAGCCCGGCGGACGCCGTCGCCGCGAGCCCGCTGGTCGTCGTGTGCCTCCTGGCCAACGACAACGTGGCGGACGTCCTCGACGCGCTCGGCGACCGGATCTCCGGCCGCACGCTGGTCAACCTCACCAACGGCACCCCCGCCCAGGCCCGCGAGCTGGCCGCCCGGGCCGCCGAGCAGGGCGCCTCGTACCTCGACGGCGGCATCATGGCCGTCCCGCAGATGATCGCCGGCCCGCACGCGTACGTCCTCTACAGCGGCGACGAGAAGGCCTACGAGACCCACCGCGACACCCTCGCGGTGTTCGGCGGCACCCGCTGGACGGGCACGGACCCGGGCCTGGCGGCGCTGTACGACCTGTCGCTGCTGACGGGGATGTACGGGATGGTCATCGGCGTCATGCAGGCGTACGCGCTCGTACGTACCGAGGGCATCGGGGCGGAGGACTTCTCCGAGCTGCTGGTGCCGTGGGTGACGGCGATGCTGGCCGGCGCCCCCGAGTGGGGACGGGCCGTGGACTCCGGGCGGCACCTGACGGACGTGTCGAGCATGGCGGTCAACCACGCCGCGTTCCCGAACTTCCTGGCCACCTTCCGCGACCAGGGCGTCAGCGGAGAACTCTTCGCACCGTTCCAGGCGATCCTGGACCGCGCGATGGAACAGGGGCACGCGGCGGACGGCCTGTCTCGCATCGCCGATCTGCTCAAACTTGACCACCAGAACGCCTGA
- a CDS encoding RtcB family protein, translating into MSYVEVPGAKVPIRMWTDPSTVEGSAMQQLRNVATLPWIKGLAVMPDVHYGKGATVGSVIAMQGAVCPAAVGVDIGCGMSAVRTSLTANDLPGDLSRLRTKIEQAIPVGRGMHGELVDPARFHGFPAAAWDSLWERFDGVAEAVRFRQERATKQMGTLGSGNHFVEVCLDTTGSVWLMLHSGSRNIGKELADHHIGVAQGLPHNQGLVDRDLAVFVADTPQMAAYRHDLFWAQEYAKFNRAIMMGLLKDVVRKEFKKAGVSFEREISCHHNYVAEERYDGMDLLVTRKGAIRAGSGDYGIIPGSMGTGSYIVKGLGNEKSFNSASHGAGRKMSRNAAKRRFSTRDLEEQTRGVECRKDSGVVDEIPGAYKPIEKVIDQQRDLVEVVAKLKQVVCVKG; encoded by the coding sequence ATGTCGTATGTAGAGGTACCCGGGGCGAAGGTCCCGATCAGGATGTGGACGGACCCGTCCACGGTCGAGGGGTCCGCGATGCAGCAGCTGCGCAACGTGGCGACCCTGCCGTGGATCAAGGGCCTGGCCGTGATGCCGGACGTCCACTACGGCAAGGGCGCCACGGTCGGTTCGGTCATCGCCATGCAGGGCGCGGTGTGCCCGGCGGCGGTCGGTGTGGACATCGGCTGCGGCATGTCGGCCGTCCGGACGTCGCTGACGGCCAACGACCTCCCGGGCGACCTGTCGCGGCTGCGCACGAAGATCGAGCAGGCGATCCCGGTGGGCCGCGGCATGCACGGCGAACTGGTGGACCCGGCGCGGTTCCACGGCTTCCCGGCGGCCGCCTGGGACAGCCTGTGGGAGAGGTTCGACGGCGTCGCGGAGGCGGTCCGGTTCCGTCAGGAGCGGGCCACGAAGCAGATGGGCACGCTCGGCTCCGGCAACCACTTCGTCGAGGTCTGCCTCGACACGACCGGCTCGGTGTGGCTCATGCTGCACTCCGGCTCCCGGAACATCGGCAAGGAACTGGCCGACCACCACATCGGTGTCGCCCAGGGCCTGCCTCACAACCAGGGTTTGGTCGACCGGGACCTGGCCGTGTTCGTCGCGGACACGCCCCAGATGGCGGCCTACCGGCACGACCTCTTCTGGGCCCAGGAGTACGCGAAGTTCAACCGGGCGATCATGATGGGGCTCCTCAAGGACGTGGTCCGCAAGGAGTTCAAGAAGGCCGGGGTGAGCTTCGAGCGCGAGATCTCCTGCCACCACAACTATGTGGCGGAGGAGCGCTACGACGGCATGGACCTGCTGGTCACCAGGAAGGGCGCGATCCGGGCGGGCAGCGGCGACTACGGGATCATCCCTGGCTCGATGGGCACCGGCTCGTACATCGTGAAGGGCCTCGGCAACGAGAAGTCCTTCAACTCCGCCTCGCACGGCGCCGGGCGGAAGATGAGCCGGAACGCCGCCAAGCGCCGGTTCTCCACGCGGGACCTGGAGGAGCAGACGCGGGGCGTGGAGTGCCGTAAGGACTCCGGCGTCGTGGACGAGATCCCGGGCGCGTACAAGCCGATCGAGAAGGTCATCGACCAGCAGCGCGACCTGGTGGAGGTCGTCGCGAAGCTCAAGCAGGTCGTCTGTGTGAAGGGCTGA